A stretch of the Sulfurimonas sp. HSL-1656 genome encodes the following:
- the tgt gene encoding tRNA guanosine(34) transglycosylase Tgt: protein MTFTLEATSGNARAATIETAHSTIQTPVFMPVGTVGSVKALDMQDMAELLGAKIILANTYHMYLRPGDESVAKLGGLHKFTTYPNSFLTDSGGFQAFSLSDISKADENGIEFRSHIDGSKHYFTPEKVLDIQYNLGSDIMMILDDLVALPATRERIALSIDRTTQWAQQSIDYHRRKQKEGIGVDQNIFAIIQGGIDKEFRAKSATELCALDYDGFAIGGLSVGEANEDMYDTVAHTVQYMPTDKPRYLMGVGTPEDLIENIDRGVDMFDCVMPTRNARNATLFTSFGKINIKAARYKLDEAPVDPECDCYTCRRYSRAYLNHLYRAKELTYFRLASIHNLHYYLNLMREAREAILEERWSDFKAKFYRKREG, encoded by the coding sequence ATGACATTTACCCTCGAAGCGACCAGCGGCAACGCGCGCGCCGCCACCATTGAAACGGCCCACTCCACCATCCAGACCCCGGTCTTCATGCCCGTAGGGACGGTCGGCAGCGTCAAAGCGCTCGACATGCAGGATATGGCCGAACTATTAGGCGCCAAGATCATCCTCGCCAACACCTACCACATGTACCTGCGCCCGGGAGACGAAAGCGTCGCCAAACTCGGCGGGCTGCACAAGTTCACGACCTACCCGAACAGCTTTCTGACCGACAGCGGCGGTTTCCAGGCCTTCAGTCTCAGTGACATCTCCAAGGCCGATGAAAACGGCATCGAGTTCCGCAGCCACATCGACGGCTCCAAGCACTACTTCACCCCCGAAAAGGTGCTGGACATCCAGTACAACCTCGGCAGCGACATCATGATGATCCTCGATGACCTCGTCGCCCTGCCCGCCACGCGCGAACGCATCGCCCTCTCCATCGACCGTACGACCCAGTGGGCGCAGCAGTCCATCGACTACCACCGCCGAAAACAGAAAGAAGGCATCGGCGTCGATCAGAACATCTTCGCCATCATCCAGGGCGGGATCGACAAGGAGTTCCGCGCCAAATCCGCGACCGAACTCTGCGCCCTCGACTACGACGGCTTCGCCATCGGCGGACTCTCCGTCGGGGAAGCGAACGAGGATATGTACGACACCGTCGCCCATACCGTCCAGTATATGCCGACAGACAAGCCCCGCTACCTCATGGGCGTCGGCACCCCCGAGGACCTGATCGAAAACATCGACCGCGGCGTCGACATGTTCGACTGCGTCATGCCGACGCGCAATGCCCGCAACGCGACGCTCTTCACCAGCTTCGGGAAGATCAACATCAAGGCGGCACGCTACAAGCTTGACGAGGCACCTGTGGATCCCGAATGCGACTGCTACACCTGCCGCCGCTACAGCCGCGCCTACCTGAACCACCTCTACCGTGCGAAGGAACTCACCTACTTCCGGCTCGCCTCCATCCACAATCTCCACTACTACCTCAACCTGATGCGCGAGGCGCGCGAAGCGATTCTGGAAGAGCGCTGGAGCGACTTCAAAGCCAAGTTCTACCGCAAACGCGAGGGCTGA
- a CDS encoding TrkA C-terminal domain-containing protein encodes MKKILIITDCTIGEHLVERAIEAYSKDNLYYVIQMKDRKYEKAGPDRFKFFTFDPTSRYKLSNVLKMDFVQIMLVMSSRLDAVNTLENIRSEKPSVRVIMLDQWDLKIDDPNTLTIDVNDQLSARLIDYLPNVPVIAQNVGMGEGEVMEVLVPFGSAYVYRHVGAIEQSQWRIAGIYRDQRLILPTERTLIHPNDLLLLVGEPDVLISIYRSFKRELGHFPAPYGSTIYLYIDMDVDRAEDIIPMLRKTIYVQERLRRKLYIRVTNPGDLDVLREIKQLRSPEVEVMIDYDRRGEAYLLSNDKRHIHAGFIVVSRKLFGIDAVRKVLYDLKVPVLKMASGQMHNVKRAVMLLSESEDVEKITTTMFDMASQMEWMIELLEYQQDENDFKEQVEQYYQNLSAIFSQSVSIRKSTDNPLRILKKEDRFVQCIPFSETVMQRPVLSLFSTDLQGLSFHLDHFHQLFIPVL; translated from the coding sequence ATGAAAAAAATTCTCATCATCACGGATTGCACGATCGGCGAGCATCTCGTCGAGCGGGCCATCGAAGCGTACTCCAAAGACAACCTCTACTACGTCATCCAGATGAAGGATCGCAAGTACGAGAAGGCCGGTCCGGACCGCTTCAAGTTCTTCACCTTCGACCCGACAAGCCGCTACAAGCTCAGCAACGTGCTGAAGATGGACTTCGTGCAGATCATGCTGGTGATGAGCAGCCGCCTGGACGCCGTCAACACCCTGGAGAACATCCGGTCGGAGAAACCGTCGGTGCGCGTCATTATGCTGGACCAGTGGGACCTCAAGATCGACGACCCGAATACCCTGACCATCGACGTCAACGACCAGCTCTCCGCCCGCCTCATCGACTACCTCCCCAACGTCCCCGTGATCGCGCAGAATGTCGGCATGGGGGAGGGCGAGGTGATGGAAGTGCTGGTCCCCTTCGGCAGCGCCTACGTCTACCGCCATGTCGGGGCGATCGAGCAGTCGCAATGGCGCATCGCCGGCATCTACCGTGACCAGCGTCTCATCCTGCCCACGGAACGGACGCTGATCCACCCTAACGACCTGCTGCTGCTTGTCGGCGAACCGGACGTCCTCATCTCCATCTACCGGTCGTTCAAACGGGAACTCGGACACTTCCCGGCACCCTACGGCAGCACCATCTACCTCTATATTGACATGGATGTCGACCGGGCCGAGGATATTATCCCGATGCTGCGCAAAACGATCTATGTCCAGGAGCGTCTCCGCCGCAAGCTCTACATCCGTGTCACCAACCCCGGCGACCTGGATGTGCTGCGCGAGATCAAGCAGCTGCGCTCGCCCGAGGTAGAGGTGATGATCGATTACGACCGCCGGGGAGAAGCCTACCTTCTCAGCAACGACAAACGCCATATCCATGCCGGGTTCATTGTCGTTTCGCGCAAGCTCTTCGGCATCGATGCCGTGCGCAAAGTGCTCTACGACCTCAAGGTCCCGGTGCTGAAGATGGCATCGGGGCAGATGCACAACGTCAAGCGAGCCGTTATGCTCCTCTCCGAATCCGAGGATGTCGAGAAGATCACGACGACGATGTTCGATATGGCGTCGCAAATGGAGTGGATGATCGAGCTGCTGGAGTACCAGCAGGACGAGAATGACTTCAAGGAGCAGGTGGAGCAGTACTACCAGAACCTCTCGGCGATCTTCTCGCAGTCTGTCTCCATCCGAAAAAGCACGGACAACCCCTTGCGCATCCTCAAAAAAGAGGACCGCTTCGTGCAGTGTATCCCCTTTTCCGAGACCGTCATGCAGCGGCCGGTCCTCTCTCTTTTCTCCACGGATTTGCAAGGACTCTCGTTTCACCTGGACCATTTCCACCAGCTTTTCATCCCGGTCCTCTAG
- the aroB gene encoding 3-dehydroquinate synthase translates to MTVDIDLKKTIDTSYKIFIDALPALTFDKKVAVVTNPTVSGLHLEYLLERLVAPAVEVITLPDGEQYKNWESIETVLGALFEARFNRSSVLIAFGGGVIGDMTGFAASIFQRGIDFIQIPTTLLSQVDASVGGKTGINNRYGKNLVGAFHQPIAVYADPHFLKTLPPREFAAGVAEIVKMAVTFDAEFFAWLESADLSQPDQLAEAVARSVQTKASVVAQDEKERGLRAALNYGHTFGHVIENETNYTTYLHGETVAIGMVMANRLAVELELMDAVEAERVERLLQRYDLPVRYAIADVEAFYEAFFLDKKSGDNSITFILPHHLGGVVMPNDIDRDTVLKILRGFAGDAQ, encoded by the coding sequence ATGACCGTAGATATCGATCTCAAAAAGACTATTGACACCTCCTACAAGATCTTCATCGACGCGCTCCCGGCGCTCACCTTTGACAAAAAAGTCGCCGTCGTCACGAACCCGACGGTCTCCGGGCTGCACCTGGAGTACCTGCTCGAACGCCTCGTCGCACCGGCGGTGGAAGTGATCACGCTTCCCGACGGGGAGCAGTACAAGAACTGGGAGAGCATCGAGACGGTGCTCGGCGCCCTTTTCGAGGCGCGCTTCAACCGCAGTTCCGTCCTCATCGCCTTCGGCGGCGGCGTCATCGGCGATATGACCGGGTTCGCGGCCAGCATCTTCCAGCGCGGCATCGATTTTATCCAGATCCCGACGACGCTGCTCTCACAGGTCGATGCCAGCGTCGGCGGCAAGACCGGGATCAACAACCGTTATGGCAAGAACCTCGTCGGCGCCTTCCACCAGCCCATCGCCGTCTACGCGGACCCGCATTTCCTGAAAACCCTCCCGCCGCGTGAATTCGCCGCGGGCGTCGCGGAGATCGTCAAGATGGCGGTCACCTTCGATGCGGAGTTTTTCGCATGGCTGGAGAGTGCAGATCTCTCCCAGCCCGATCAACTCGCCGAGGCGGTGGCACGTTCGGTCCAGACGAAGGCGTCCGTGGTCGCCCAGGACGAAAAAGAGCGTGGGCTGCGCGCGGCGCTGAACTACGGGCACACCTTCGGCCACGTGATCGAGAACGAAACGAACTATACGACCTACCTGCACGGCGAGACGGTCGCCATCGGCATGGTGATGGCCAACCGTCTGGCGGTTGAACTGGAACTGATGGACGCCGTTGAAGCGGAACGGGTCGAGCGGCTGCTGCAGCGCTATGATCTGCCGGTCCGGTATGCCATCGCCGACGTCGAGGCGTTCTACGAAGCGTTCTTCCTCGACAAAAAAAGCGGTGACAACAGTATCACTTTCATTCTCCCGCACCACCTCGGCGGCGTCGTGATGCCCAACGATATTGACCGCGACACGGTGCTGAAAATCCTGCGCGGCTTTGCGGGGGATGCCCAATGA
- a CDS encoding mechanosensitive ion channel domain-containing protein, which translates to MIKRIAGTLLFTATLLLGAPAASAADAPVQKASKHQTAVSWNSAVDAYALRHVLQERLAQIDVALQNPEAAGKADALRRLERERERLKTELGRINAAAVAVVEYYVQPTGEQLSIHTDMYRRYESKAAELETLKSDLQIKQKSLNALLGTARDTAEVQQSLKVTTFALETLSRIQQRIAHLSDARLTRVNDLRKQESELKDELDKSNIWQKSYTAYLTYQDVKKDLAALQEQIDAIDRSDDADAKMEQRDALLAKQKIMSDQLSLLQSHSASPFADLLKPEEIEAAPEISNPIDIFAGVSYNKKVREQLNEYIKRGDELKRYLRLLLDERQLLMSLADVDSEEDYVKKIASLDSMTDKYQTAYSTLQDTADVYAKRVEEIELKINKAIEEQLFKLANIGGIILFLLIIFFIMKQIAKKYISDNERFYMANKVITFANVSLILLVLLFNYIENVSYVVTVLGFASAGIAIAMKDWFMSMLGWLVIVFGGSIHVGDRVRVDKDGKQYVGDVLDISLLRITILEDITLTTYMHNRRAGRVIFIPNNYIFTEMIANYTHVSLKTVWDGIDITVTFDSNHKKAQLIAKEITRKFAKGYTDITRNQLNKLRSRYNLKNTNVEPRIYAFAEENGIRISAWYLTNAYATLTLRSTISMEILDAYGKEEDITIAYPTQRLRLQNEPLPQPRSLPEEGEPV; encoded by the coding sequence ATGATCAAACGCATCGCCGGAACGCTTTTATTTACGGCAACACTGCTGCTCGGTGCACCGGCTGCGTCGGCGGCAGATGCACCGGTGCAGAAAGCTTCGAAACATCAGACGGCCGTATCCTGGAACAGCGCCGTTGACGCGTATGCGCTCCGCCATGTCCTGCAGGAGCGTCTGGCGCAGATCGATGTAGCGCTGCAGAACCCCGAGGCTGCGGGCAAGGCCGATGCCCTCCGCCGCCTGGAGCGCGAACGCGAACGCCTGAAGACGGAACTGGGGCGTATCAATGCCGCCGCGGTGGCTGTCGTCGAATACTATGTCCAGCCCACGGGCGAACAGCTCTCCATCCATACCGACATGTACCGACGGTATGAATCGAAAGCTGCCGAACTGGAAACGCTCAAATCCGACCTTCAGATAAAGCAGAAAAGCCTCAACGCCCTCCTGGGTACGGCACGGGACACCGCCGAGGTGCAGCAGTCCCTCAAGGTGACCACCTTCGCCCTGGAGACGCTCAGTCGCATCCAGCAGCGCATTGCCCACCTTTCCGATGCACGCCTGACCCGCGTCAACGACCTGCGGAAGCAGGAGTCCGAGTTAAAAGACGAACTGGACAAAAGCAATATCTGGCAGAAAAGCTATACGGCCTACCTGACCTACCAGGACGTCAAGAAAGATCTGGCGGCGCTGCAGGAGCAGATCGATGCCATCGACCGTTCCGACGATGCCGATGCCAAGATGGAGCAGCGCGACGCCCTGCTGGCGAAACAGAAGATCATGAGCGACCAGCTCTCCCTGCTGCAGTCGCACTCCGCCTCCCCGTTTGCAGACCTGCTCAAACCCGAAGAGATCGAGGCCGCACCTGAGATCAGCAACCCCATCGATATTTTTGCCGGGGTCTCCTACAACAAGAAGGTGCGCGAACAGCTCAATGAGTACATCAAGCGCGGCGACGAGCTCAAGCGCTACCTGCGGCTTCTGCTGGACGAACGCCAGCTTCTGATGAGCCTGGCCGACGTCGACAGCGAAGAGGACTACGTCAAGAAGATCGCCAGCCTTGACTCCATGACGGACAAATACCAGACCGCCTACTCGACGCTGCAGGATACGGCGGACGTTTACGCCAAGCGCGTCGAGGAGATCGAGCTCAAGATCAACAAGGCGATCGAGGAGCAGCTCTTCAAGCTGGCCAATATCGGCGGGATCATCCTCTTCCTGCTCATCATCTTCTTCATCATGAAGCAGATCGCGAAGAAGTACATCAGCGACAACGAACGTTTCTATATGGCGAACAAGGTCATCACCTTCGCCAATGTCTCGCTGATCCTGCTGGTCCTGCTTTTCAACTATATCGAGAACGTCAGCTACGTCGTCACCGTACTCGGGTTTGCTTCCGCCGGTATCGCCATTGCGATGAAGGACTGGTTCATGAGTATGCTCGGATGGCTCGTCATCGTCTTCGGCGGCTCCATTCACGTCGGTGACCGGGTCCGTGTCGACAAAGACGGCAAGCAGTATGTCGGAGACGTCCTGGATATTTCGCTCCTGCGGATCACGATCCTCGAGGACATTACGCTCACAACCTATATGCACAACCGCCGCGCGGGCCGGGTCATTTTTATCCCGAACAACTACATCTTCACGGAGATGATCGCAAACTACACCCACGTCTCGCTCAAGACGGTCTGGGACGGTATCGACATCACCGTCACTTTCGACTCGAACCACAAGAAGGCGCAGCTTATCGCCAAAGAGATTACGCGTAAATTCGCCAAAGGGTATACGGACATCACCCGCAACCAGCTCAACAAGCTGCGCAGCCGCTACAACCTGAAAAATACGAACGTCGAGCCGCGTATCTACGCTTTCGCGGAGGAGAACGGCATACGCATCAGCGCCTGGTACCTCACCAACGCCTACGCGACCCTGACGCTGCGCAGTACGATCTCCATGGAGATCCTCGATGCCTACGGCAAAGAAGAGGACATTACCATCGCCTACCCGACACAGCGTCTGCGTCTGCAGAACGAACCGCTGCCGCAGCCGAGATCCCTGCCGGAAGAGGGCGAGCCGGTATGA
- the mtaB gene encoding tRNA (N(6)-L-threonylcarbamoyladenosine(37)-C(2))-methylthiotransferase MtaB, which translates to MKPKVYFKTFGCRTNVFDTQVMMGRLRDFEVTEDESAADIVVVNSCTVTNGADTGVRGYINAQERAGRTVMLTGCGAHTKGESLFEKGKVQGVFGQSEKAKINELLQRKTRFYELGDLEFIDNNVVEQFVGKSRAFIKIQEGCSFRCSYCIIPFVRGDARSVDEQVILEQVAKLAANGFGEFILTGTNIGSYGQGENRSIATLLQKMSLIRGVRRIRLGSLEPVQITDAFKELLDEPWLERHLHIALQHTSKEMLKLMNRRNKFDEDLKLFSELAAKGFALGTDFIVGHPGETQERWDEAWRHLQQLPLTHVHAFTYSKRDGTPSATMKPEISGAVAKERLAQLTALVDANNLAFRRNHCTDLDVLVESVTEEGRYQGYDQYYNKILIDSEADLVGNWIRIESATAEEEYNHAVV; encoded by the coding sequence ATGAAGCCCAAAGTCTACTTCAAAACCTTCGGCTGCCGTACCAACGTCTTCGATACGCAGGTGATGATGGGACGGCTGCGTGACTTCGAAGTGACGGAGGATGAATCGGCGGCGGATATCGTCGTCGTCAACTCCTGTACGGTCACCAACGGGGCCGATACGGGCGTGCGGGGCTACATCAACGCCCAGGAGCGTGCGGGGCGGACCGTCATGCTGACGGGGTGCGGGGCGCATACCAAGGGTGAATCCCTCTTCGAAAAAGGGAAGGTCCAGGGCGTCTTCGGGCAGTCCGAGAAGGCGAAGATCAACGAACTGCTGCAGCGCAAGACCCGCTTCTACGAACTGGGCGACCTGGAGTTTATCGACAACAACGTCGTCGAGCAGTTCGTCGGCAAAAGCCGCGCCTTCATCAAGATCCAGGAGGGGTGCAGCTTCCGCTGCAGCTACTGCATCATCCCCTTTGTACGCGGCGATGCGCGCAGCGTCGACGAGCAGGTAATTCTGGAACAGGTTGCCAAGCTGGCCGCGAACGGTTTCGGCGAGTTCATCCTGACGGGGACGAACATCGGCAGCTACGGTCAGGGTGAGAACCGCTCCATCGCGACCCTGCTGCAGAAGATGAGCCTCATCCGCGGCGTACGCCGTATCCGCCTGGGGTCGCTCGAACCGGTGCAGATCACCGACGCGTTCAAGGAGCTCCTGGACGAGCCGTGGCTGGAACGCCACCTCCACATCGCCCTGCAGCACACTTCGAAAGAGATGCTCAAACTGATGAACCGCCGCAACAAGTTCGACGAGGACCTGAAGCTCTTTTCCGAGCTGGCCGCGAAGGGCTTCGCGCTGGGCACGGACTTTATCGTCGGGCACCCCGGCGAGACGCAGGAACGTTGGGACGAGGCGTGGAGACACCTGCAGCAGCTGCCGCTGACGCACGTGCACGCCTTTACCTACTCCAAGCGCGACGGCACGCCCTCGGCGACGATGAAACCCGAGATCAGCGGGGCCGTCGCCAAAGAGCGGCTCGCACAACTGACGGCCCTGGTGGACGCCAACAACCTTGCGTTCCGGCGCAATCACTGCACGGACCTGGACGTGCTCGTCGAGTCCGTGACGGAAGAGGGGCGCTACCAGGGATACGACCAGTATTACAACAAGATTCTCATCGACAGTGAGGCCGATCTCGTGGGTAACTGGATCCGGATCGAATCCGCCACGGCCGAAGAGGAGTACAATCATGCAGTCGTCTGA
- a CDS encoding AAA family ATPase, protein MQSSDKAKWIIAASAVLLIALTLFAFLRDTTKPISRDQLNTLIASGDLKQVVERESSYLLRSAEGRFSIIKSQVPAGTFDAYVVKTEEGGAVVIAILSLIIILGAASLLLRYWMKHRRLPGAPVKSAQGAPEQTYRVQPVVSDVTFSDIGGISDVKEELEEIIDFLKNPQRYRSFGARLPKGVLLVGPPGVGKTMIAKAVAAEANAPFYYQSASSFVHIYVGMGAKRVSELFRAAASNAPAIIFIDEIDAVGKVRDGGSNEEREATLNQLLTEMDGFTDSSGIIVIAATNKIEVLDPALLRAGRFDRRIFVDLPTPAEREAIIAKYLEKIPHSVDAKAIAEITVGFNGAALAALVNEAALHSLRHRQIHVRMEDILAVKDKVAYGKKRLPILNDEQKECRATYLAAKAVAATWFDLPFEKVMLGSESIRPALSEPLMRHEIESHVRMLLAGKIMCDIRYREHTSSAKDDINAALTLAKAMLFEYGMGDSLLPPQEALPQMLERLETETRALLEGKTALVDGIVDVLLERESISKEEIKARIDAVL, encoded by the coding sequence ATGCAGTCGTCTGACAAAGCAAAGTGGATCATCGCCGCCTCGGCGGTGCTGCTTATCGCGCTGACCCTTTTTGCGTTTTTGCGCGATACCACCAAACCGATCAGCCGTGACCAGCTCAACACGCTGATCGCCTCGGGCGATCTGAAGCAGGTCGTTGAGCGGGAAAGTTCCTACCTGCTGCGCAGCGCCGAGGGGCGCTTCAGCATCATCAAGTCCCAGGTGCCTGCCGGAACTTTCGATGCCTACGTCGTCAAAACGGAGGAGGGCGGTGCCGTTGTCATCGCCATTCTGAGCCTCATCATTATTTTGGGGGCGGCGTCGCTGCTATTGCGCTACTGGATGAAGCACCGCCGACTGCCGGGTGCACCGGTCAAGTCGGCACAGGGGGCGCCGGAACAGACTTACCGCGTCCAGCCGGTCGTCTCCGACGTGACGTTCAGCGACATCGGCGGCATCAGCGACGTCAAGGAGGAGCTTGAGGAGATCATCGACTTCCTCAAGAATCCCCAGCGCTACCGCAGTTTCGGGGCGCGTCTGCCCAAGGGCGTCCTGCTGGTCGGCCCTCCGGGTGTCGGTAAGACGATGATCGCCAAGGCGGTTGCCGCCGAGGCGAATGCGCCCTTTTACTACCAGAGTGCCTCCTCCTTCGTACACATCTATGTCGGGATGGGGGCCAAACGGGTCAGTGAGCTCTTCCGTGCCGCCGCGTCCAACGCCCCGGCCATCATCTTTATCGACGAAATCGATGCCGTCGGCAAGGTGCGCGACGGCGGCAGCAACGAGGAGCGCGAAGCGACCCTGAACCAGCTGCTCACCGAGATGGACGGTTTTACGGATTCCAGCGGCATCATCGTTATCGCCGCAACGAACAAGATCGAGGTGCTCGACCCGGCACTCTTGCGCGCGGGCCGCTTCGACCGCCGTATCTTCGTCGATCTTCCGACACCGGCCGAGCGCGAGGCGATCATCGCCAAATACCTCGAGAAGATCCCCCACAGCGTCGATGCAAAAGCGATCGCGGAGATCACCGTCGGTTTCAACGGCGCGGCACTGGCGGCACTGGTGAACGAAGCGGCATTGCACTCCCTGCGCCACCGCCAGATCCACGTCCGCATGGAGGATATCCTGGCCGTCAAGGACAAGGTCGCCTACGGCAAGAAGCGCCTGCCGATTCTCAACGATGAGCAGAAAGAGTGCCGGGCGACCTACCTTGCCGCCAAAGCCGTCGCCGCCACCTGGTTCGACCTTCCTTTCGAGAAAGTCATGCTGGGGAGCGAGAGCATCCGTCCGGCGCTCTCCGAACCGCTGATGCGCCACGAGATCGAGTCGCACGTCCGTATGCTGCTCGCCGGCAAGATCATGTGCGACATCCGCTACCGCGAACACACCTCCAGTGCAAAGGACGACATCAACGCCGCACTGACGCTGGCCAAAGCGATGCTCTTCGAGTACGGCATGGGCGATTCGCTCCTGCCGCCGCAGGAGGCGCTGCCGCAGATGCTTGAACGCCTCGAGACGGAGACGCGGGCACTGCTGGAGGGGAAAACGGCCCTGGTGGACGGGATCGTCGATGTGCTGTTAGAGCGCGAAAGCATCTCCAAAGAGGAGATCAAAGCCCGGATCGATGCGGTTTTATAG
- the bioV gene encoding pimelyl-ACP methyl ester esterase BioV has translation MRFYSGFCLKDESAFFTPWLLQNDFTVAGFSYGAIKALYDVLQSDRRIDTLQLFSPAYFCNKPDSFKRLQMKGYKRDSAAYRARFIESCFAPYPVRDVTVYDEGEEALEELLGYPWPEKLLRELNERGVRIEVYLGGKDAVIDAEAARAFFKPYATIYYFKEYNHFLQGA, from the coding sequence ATGCGGTTTTATAGCGGTTTCTGTCTCAAAGACGAATCGGCCTTCTTCACGCCGTGGCTGCTGCAAAACGACTTCACGGTTGCGGGGTTCAGCTACGGGGCCATCAAGGCGCTCTATGATGTGCTGCAGAGCGACCGGCGCATCGACACGCTGCAGCTCTTTTCGCCGGCGTACTTCTGCAACAAGCCCGACAGCTTCAAGCGGCTGCAGATGAAAGGGTACAAACGCGACAGCGCGGCGTACCGCGCGCGTTTTATCGAGAGCTGTTTCGCACCGTATCCTGTCAGGGACGTCACGGTCTACGACGAGGGCGAAGAGGCGCTCGAAGAGCTGCTGGGTTACCCCTGGCCCGAAAAGCTGCTGCGGGAGCTGAACGAACGGGGCGTCAGGATCGAAGTCTACCTCGGCGGCAAAGATGCCGTTATCGATGCCGAAGCGGCGCGGGCGTTTTTCAAACCCTATGCCACTATATACTATTTTAAAGAGTACAACCACTTTTTGCAAGGAGCATAA
- the mog gene encoding molybdopterin adenylyltransferase codes for MSNIKIGVITASDRASAGIYEDISGMAIQETMTAYLTSSFEIEYRCIPDEQETIEATMKELCDEAGCCLVVTTGGTGPAPRDVTPEATENVCDKMMPGFGELMRQVSLQYVPTAILSRQTAGIRGKSLIINLPGKPKSIRECLDAVFPAVPYCIDLIGGPYLVTDESVIKAFRPKAK; via the coding sequence ATGAGCAATATCAAAATCGGTGTCATCACCGCCTCCGACCGCGCCAGCGCGGGTATCTACGAAGATATCTCCGGCATGGCGATCCAGGAGACGATGACGGCATACCTTACAAGCAGTTTCGAGATCGAGTACCGCTGTATCCCCGACGAGCAGGAGACGATCGAAGCGACGATGAAAGAGCTCTGCGACGAAGCGGGCTGCTGCCTCGTCGTCACGACGGGCGGCACGGGCCCTGCACCGCGTGACGTCACGCCGGAAGCGACCGAAAACGTCTGCGACAAGATGATGCCGGGCTTCGGCGAGCTGATGCGCCAGGTGAGCCTGCAGTACGTCCCGACGGCGATCCTGTCGCGCCAGACGGCGGGCATCCGCGGCAAGTCGCTCATCATCAACCTCCCGGGCAAACCGAAGTCCATCCGCGAGTGCCTCGATGCCGTCTTCCCGGCCGTGCCGTACTGCATCGACCTGATCGGCGGCCCTTACCTCGTCACGGACGAGAGCGTCATCAAGGCCTTCCGCCCTAAGGCGAAATAG
- a CDS encoding GNAT family N-acetyltransferase — MNIQIEKADYWNEKHRADIPMLLDAYAHDPMGGGNPLKETVKANLVSELAKRPYAFSVIAYVDGEAAGLANCFEGFSTFACKPLVNIHDIAVLPEYRGLGISQKLLEKVEEIATEKGCCKITLEVLGNNAVAQGAYRKFGFAAYELDPEAGSAQFWEKKLGTAHI; from the coding sequence ATGAACATTCAAATCGAAAAAGCAGACTATTGGAATGAAAAGCACAGGGCCGACATTCCGATGCTGCTCGACGCCTATGCGCATGACCCTATGGGCGGCGGAAACCCGCTCAAAGAGACGGTTAAAGCCAACCTGGTGTCAGAACTCGCCAAACGCCCCTACGCCTTCTCCGTCATTGCCTACGTCGACGGAGAAGCGGCGGGTCTGGCCAACTGTTTCGAGGGTTTCTCTACGTTCGCCTGCAAACCCCTCGTCAATATCCACGACATCGCCGTTCTACCAGAGTACAGGGGACTTGGCATCAGCCAGAAACTGCTGGAAAAGGTTGAGGAGATCGCAACTGAAAAAGGGTGCTGCAAAATCACCCTCGAGGTTCTTGGCAATAACGCGGTCGCACAGGGTGCCTACAGGAAATTCGGCTTCGCCGCCTACGAGCTCGACCCCGAGGCGGGCAGCGCGCAGTTTTGGGAGAAGAAGCTTGGTACAGCGCATATATAG